One genomic window of Onychomys torridus chromosome 19, mOncTor1.1, whole genome shotgun sequence includes the following:
- the LOC118570343 gene encoding vomeronasal type-1 receptor 4-like, whose product MTATNVAIGVIFLSQTVIGILGNSYLLHHYLLLHFRGCRLRSTDYIQQHLITANILSLLCNGVPQTMAAFGWKDVFWDIGCKLLSYLHRVGRTVSISSTCFLSVFQVITISPMGSTWSKCKLQAPRYIGSSTYLAWILSLLVNIIFPVHITGKFSNINITSLKEFGYCSAIRHDKASDIFYSVLLTSPDVFFVGLMLLSSSSIVFILYRHKQRMKHIHRSNVSLRSSSETRATKTILVLVSTFVCFYTVSCLIHTHLALVYHPTWFMVNAAAIVSGCFPTVSPFLLMTHDSCESSFCFQWAWNRKY is encoded by the coding sequence ATGACAGCCACAAATGTGGCAATTGGAGTGATCTTCTTATCACAAACTGTCATTGGTATTCTGGGCAATTCCTATCTCCTCCACCATTACCTGTTGCTTCACTTCAGGGGGTGCAGGTTAAGGTCTACAGACTATATCCAGCAGCACTTGATTACAGCAAACATCTTAAGTCTACTGTGTAATGGAGTGCCCCAGACTATGGCAGCTTTTGGTTGGAAAGACGTCTTCTGGGATATTGGGTGCAAACTACTTTCCTATCTCCACAGGGTGGGGAGGACAGTGTCCATCAGCAGCACCTGCTTTTTGAGTGTCTTCCAGGTTATTACCATCAGCCCCATGGGCTCAACCTGGTCAAAGTGTAAATTGCAAGCTCCCAGGTACATTGGCTCTTCCACATATCTGGCCTGGATCCTGTCCCTTCTTGTAAACATAATTTTTCCTGTGCACATAACTGGAAAGTTCAGCAATATAAATATCACAAGTCTAAAGGAGTTTGGATACTGTTCTGCTATCCGTCACGACAAAGCCAGTGACATCTTCTATTCAGTATTACTCACAAGTCCTGATGTGTTTTTTGTGGGACTGATGCTTTTGTCCAGCAGCTCCATAGTTTTCATCCTTTACAGACACAAGCAGAGAATGAAACACATTCATAGGAGCAATGTCTCCCTCAGGTCCTCCTCTGAGACCAGAGCCACAAAGACCATTCTGGTCTTGGTGAGCACCTTTGTCTGCTTTTATACAGTTTCCTGTCTCATACATACTCATCTAGCTCTTGTATATCATCCCACATGGTTCATGGTAAATGCCGCTGCAATTGTCTCTGGGTGTTTCCCAACTGTGAGCCCCTTTCTGCTGATGACCCATGATTCATGTGAATCTTCATTCTGTTTTCAATGGGCATGGAATAGAAAATACTAA